In Desulfovibrio desulfuricans DSM 642, the sequence TCAGGCTATACGCGGCGGCGATGTGGTGGGCGTACATACCGTGTATTTCATGGGTCCCGGTGAGCGTATTGAAGTGACCCACCAGGCCCACTCGCGCGAGAATTTTGCGCGCGGCGCTGTCCGCGCCGCAGGCTGGATGGCAGGGCAGAAGCCCGGCAAGCTTTACAGCATGCAGGACGTGATCAAGGATATTTAGTATTGCTTTGCAGGCTGTTTTGTCTGGATGAGGTTTCAGTTTTGAATATCTCTTGTACAGACCAAAGCAAGGTGTTTTAAAGCAGGCCCGTTTTCGTTCAGTGGCAACACATTAGGTGCTGTATTGAACGAAGGCGGGTCTGATCTGCTTTTATTGTTTACCGGCCTGTGAAGATGGGCAGAGCGCGAAAAAAGCCCCTGAACGGTTTGCCGTTCAGGGGCTTTGAGTTTGTTGCAGTGTAGGGAAGGCGCTTACTCCCGCCCCAGCGTCCGCGTCAGCTAGGAAACCATCTGCGCAATGAGCTTTTTGAGTTCCTGCGCCTGCTTTGCCAGTTCCGTTACCGCGTTGGCAGATTGGGACATGGCGGAGGACGTCTCTGCGCTGATGGTGTTGATCTGCTCCACCGCCCGGTTGATCTCGTCGCTGGTGGCCGACTGTTCTTCTGCGGCGGCGGCAATGGAATGCGCCTGATCCGCAGCCTGATCCACCAGCACCACAATTTCTGAGAGCGCCTCGCCGGAGGTTCCGGCAAGCTCGGTGGTCTGCTCAATGGTGTCTACAGTCTGGTTGACCTGATCAATGTTCTGCGTGGTGCCGTTCTGTATGCCCTGAATGGCAGAACCAACCTCGCGGGTTGCCTGCATGGTCTTTTCCGCCAGTTTGCGCACCTCATCGGCCACAACGGCAAATCCGCGTCCGGCTTCGCCCGCGCGCGCCGCTTCGATGGCCGCGTTAAGGGCCAGCAGGTTAGTCTGATCTGCAATGTCTGAAATCACTGTCATGATCTGGCCGATACTCTGGGCTTGATCGCCCAACGAGGCCATGCCGGTTTTGAGGCCCAGAGCCTGCGTGTGCAGCTGGTTGATGCCCTGCACCACCTTGTTGACTACTTCTGCGCCGTGCTCTGCCTTGCGCTTGGCATTGATGGTAGTGTCTGAAGCGCCGCCCGCATTGCGTGCAACTTCAAGTACAGAGGCATTCATCTGCTCCATCGCGGTGGCGGTTTCAGAAACACGCTGCGTTTGCTGATCCGCGCCACGGCTGGCCTGTTCCACCTGGGTGGAAAGCTCTTCGGTAGCGGTGGAAAGCCTGTCGGCAATGGCATTGGCGTTCTGCGCCACCTGGGCAACGGCATCACGCTGCTGCTCGATGGTGGCCTGTTGCTTTTTGATTTCCGTCAGGTCAAACACAAGTGTTACTGCACCAACAATGTTGCCGTCCAGATCGCGGATCAGCGAGGCATCAATGCGCAGATTTTTGTGCTGGCCGTCTGCAAAGGTCATTGCTGCTTCAATGCCATGTGCGTTCACTCCCTCGCTCAGACATTTATGGCAGATGGTACGCTTGTTGGCATCCCCGTAGAAAAATTCAGCCGCTCCCATGCCCTTATAGTCTTCGGGCTTGCCGCTCTTGCCCACAAGCTTGACCATGGCGTCATTCACATAGGTAATGCACACATCTGTATCTGCCACAAGGGTGGGGAAGGTGATGCCCTGCAATACGCCGTCAGCAAAACCCAGACGGTTTTTGAGTACTGCGGTCGTTTCTTTAAAATTGCCTGCAAGTTCAGCAAGTTCAAAGCCATAATTGCCCGTGAGCGTGGCCTTGAAATCGCCGTGCGCAATCTGCGCGCTGTAGTCCATGATGTTCTTCAGCGGGGTGGTAATGATCCGGCGAACCATAAATATGATGCTGCCCAGCAATACAACGAAAATACCGATGGCAACGAGAATAAGAATGTTGCGTTGCTCAATGGCGTCTTTTGCAAGATCGTCTGTAAATGCGGAGGTGCAGACAAGCCAGCCTGTTCTTTCAATGGTTTGAAAAACAATCACCTTTTCCTTACCCTGAAACTCATAATCAAAAGAGCCGTTCTTGATTTTGAGCGCCTTGACTACAAATTCCAGCTTGCTGACATCGCTCATGTGAGTATCAGCCTTGGGGTGGGCGATAACGCGACCGTTTGCATCAATAATAAATGCATAACCATGGTCTGCAACTGTTATGTTAAAAACATGGCTTTTAATATATTCAAGCCAGTTCATGGTCACGCATACTGCGCCAATGGGCTTGCCTGTGCCGCTAAAAACCGGGGTGGCAATGGCAAAAATTTCTTTTTTTGTGGTTTTTGCAATAACGATGTTGGGGTCAATGGCATCCTTGCCCTGCATGGCAGTTTTGAAATATCCCCTCTCACTGTAGTTATTGCCAATAAAATTCTCTCCACTGGAGGATGCGCCGGAAACAGCAACGCCCTGCGCATTTAGGACAAAGATGGAATTGATTCCCTTGTATTCTTTGATAAGGGCTTTGATAAGGGTGTCCATTTCGGCGCTGTCACCTTCGATGGCTTTTTTAGCCTGACCGCTCTGCGCCGGAACCTTGATCATGCTCATGTTGGCGTCAATCATGTCATTGACGTTGGCAATGAGGCTGTTGTTTATGATCTTCATGCCGCCAACAGATGTATTGTTGACAATGTGGTATGAAGATTTGCCAACGTAAACAACAAAAATGGAAACGCCGATAAGCAGAATGACGCTTATCAGTGCAGCTATAACAGTATTTACGCTCTTGAATGACAGGCGCAGCATGGTACCCTCCAGTGAACTCATGATGCCATTGTTATTATAATGTGATGATAACGTATGTTAAAAAAATTAGCATTCCGTTAACACTTCACATCTCTCCCAAATATTTTCACTTTTACTAGTCAAAAAAATCGTCAAATCCAATATAAACTTTATATCATTTGTAATAATATTTTATGGAAAATGCAGTATTGCAGTATGTATTCATGCGATTATTTGAGTTGAATATTTTATACAAGGCAAAATGCCGCTTATATCATCACCTGCTGAGTCTGAATACAGCGCCAAGTATGAGCGCGCCGCCTGCAAAAATGCCCAAACCGGGAGCATCGTTAAAGAGCAGCCACGCAGCAATTATGGCGTAAACAGGCTCAAGCGTGATGATAACAGCTGCCTGGCGGGCCTTGAGGGCTGTGAGGCTGCTTACGTAAAGGCTGTAGGCGAGGGCGGTGCATAAAAGGCCCAGGCAGATTATCCACAGCCAGTCCAGCGCGGCGATGCCCGGCACATCCGCTGCTGCAAAGGGCAGAAGGCAGATGATTATTACCGTATTTTGCCACCAGCAGGTTTGCATGCCCGACATACCCCCGGCAAAGTGCCGGTTTGCTATGGCCACCAGGCCGTAGACCGCAGCGGAAACAATGCCCCAAAGCAGGCCGTGGGTTGCAGTATCAGCCAGCGAAAACGAGGGCGTCAGGCACACAAGCCCAATGCTTACCATGCCAATGCACTGCAATTCACGGGTGCTTGGGCGCTCGCGGTAGGCTATGGCTTCAAACAGGGCCGTAAAGGCGGGAAAACACGCAAAGCCGAGCGTGCCCACCGCAATGCCGCCCAGTTTTATCCCCATAAAAAATGTGACAAAATGGAGGGCCAGCAGAATGCCGCTTACGGCAAGGCCTGTCAGGTCGCGTGCCGCGATTCCATGCCAGGGCGGATCACGCCGGATAAGGCAGATGCAGCCAAGGGTGGCCACTGCAACCACGGCCCTGCCCCAGACAAGATCAACGGCGGAGCACTGGCACAATTTGCCAAAAATGCCAGAGATACCAAACAGAACCGTGGCTGCGTGCATGCGGATCAGAGCTGCGCGCACGGCGCTTTGCTGCATTGCGTCCTTGTTGGGTGCTGTGGTAGATTGTAATTGTGGGGTCGCAGCCTGTCTGGCATTCTGCATGCAAGCTCCTTTATTCTGTCTGTGCGCTATGGATACCTTCAAGGGCTGCGCGCGGCAAGCAGGGCTAGGCAAGGGGGCATGCACCTGGCATATTTGCCATGCCCGCATCCTGATCTGTGGTAAGCCCGGACAATGTTTCTGGAAAAAAGTCTAGATTTTATCTTGAAATTCACGAGCAGGTAGTGTAGCGCAAAAAGAAAACATAGCGTAACACGATGCTTGGCGAACTTGCGCCAGGCCGCACGCAACATCGGGGGCATCATGCCGCAGGTCGCAGCACGTATTAACGACGATCAGGAACGCTGGCTCAAAGACTACTTCCGCACAAAGAGCGCGGGGGCGGAGTTTATCCTTCCCTGGGCGGTGGACACGTTTTTTCGGGCAATCACGGGCATCAAGCATATCTTTAGTGCTGCGGAGCTGAAAACCATTGTGGAAGCCCACAAGGATATGAAGCTCATGCCCGACCATACGCGGCTTTCGTATCTTTTGCTGCGCGTTACGGATGCCTGCGACATCAACGGTGTACATCTGCGCCATGGAGCCAGCA encodes:
- a CDS encoding DMT family transporter, yielding MQNARQAATPQLQSTTAPNKDAMQQSAVRAALIRMHAATVLFGISGIFGKLCQCSAVDLVWGRAVVAVATLGCICLIRRDPPWHGIAARDLTGLAVSGILLALHFVTFFMGIKLGGIAVGTLGFACFPAFTALFEAIAYRERPSTRELQCIGMVSIGLVCLTPSFSLADTATHGLLWGIVSAAVYGLVAIANRHFAGGMSGMQTCWWQNTVIIICLLPFAAADVPGIAALDWLWIICLGLLCTALAYSLYVSSLTALKARQAAVIITLEPVYAIIAAWLLFNDAPGLGIFAGGALILGAVFRLSR
- a CDS encoding methyl-accepting chemotaxis protein, with the translated sequence MLRLSFKSVNTVIAALISVILLIGVSIFVVYVGKSSYHIVNNTSVGGMKIINNSLIANVNDMIDANMSMIKVPAQSGQAKKAIEGDSAEMDTLIKALIKEYKGINSIFVLNAQGVAVSGASSSGENFIGNNYSERGYFKTAMQGKDAIDPNIVIAKTTKKEIFAIATPVFSGTGKPIGAVCVTMNWLEYIKSHVFNITVADHGYAFIIDANGRVIAHPKADTHMSDVSKLEFVVKALKIKNGSFDYEFQGKEKVIVFQTIERTGWLVCTSAFTDDLAKDAIEQRNILILVAIGIFVVLLGSIIFMVRRIITTPLKNIMDYSAQIAHGDFKATLTGNYGFELAELAGNFKETTAVLKNRLGFADGVLQGITFPTLVADTDVCITYVNDAMVKLVGKSGKPEDYKGMGAAEFFYGDANKRTICHKCLSEGVNAHGIEAAMTFADGQHKNLRIDASLIRDLDGNIVGAVTLVFDLTEIKKQQATIEQQRDAVAQVAQNANAIADRLSTATEELSTQVEQASRGADQQTQRVSETATAMEQMNASVLEVARNAGGASDTTINAKRKAEHGAEVVNKVVQGINQLHTQALGLKTGMASLGDQAQSIGQIMTVISDIADQTNLLALNAAIEAARAGEAGRGFAVVADEVRKLAEKTMQATREVGSAIQGIQNGTTQNIDQVNQTVDTIEQTTELAGTSGEALSEIVVLVDQAADQAHSIAAAAEEQSATSDEINRAVEQINTISAETSSAMSQSANAVTELAKQAQELKKLIAQMVS